Below is a window of Prosthecochloris sp. GSB1 DNA.
AATCAGGCGGAGGAATCTGCACAACACCATTTTCGTAGACTGCACGGCCAGCGCCCATGTCGCCTCGGCCTATCCGGATATTCTGTCCTCGAACATTTCCGTGGTTACGGCCAACAAACTGGGCATGGCCGGGTCGCAGGAACTCTACGAGACGATCAGAAAAGCGGAGCGTTCTTCCAATGGCCGGTTTCTCTACGAAACAAACGTGGGGGCAGGCCTGCCTATCATCAATACGCTCAACGATCTGCGCAACAGCGGCGACCGGATCATCAGGATCGAAGGAGTGCTTTCCGGCACCCTGAGCTATATTTTCAATGAGCTGCGAAAAGGGGGGGGTTCAGCGATATCGTCAGGACCGCGAAGGCCGCCGGCTATACCGAGCCCGACCCAAGAGAGGACCTGTCTGGAGCGGATTTCGCCAGAAAGCTGCTGATCCTCGGCCGCGAACTCGGCTATAGTCTCGACTACGACGACGTCGAATGCGAAAGCCTCGTTCCGGCAGGCCTTCAGGGAGATATGGATGCGGGGACGTTCCTCGACGAGCTCGCCGTGGTGGACGCGGATTACGAAGCGTTGATGAAGGATGCCGCGTCACGCGGCATGACGATCGCCTATGCTGGAGAGATCAGCGAGGGCAAGGCACGGGTCGGCGTGAAAACCATTCCCCTGTCGAGCCCCGTTGCCGGACTGAACGGCACCGAGAACATGGTTGTGTTCACCACCGATCGTTATCTCGATACGCCACTCGTGGTGAAAGGTCCTGGCGCAGGCGGCGAGGTTACCGCTGGCGGTGTGTTCGCTGATATTCTGCGCATAGCGAGTTATCTCGTGTGACGCTCAAACGGCGTTTTTTCCAGGAGTTCCGGTGTAAGCCTCTACTGGATGGATATCATACAACATTCACACACGGCGTATGCGGGCTGAGATCGTTTCCATAGGCGATGAGCTGCTTACCGGCCAGAAAATCAATACGAACGCCGCTTTTCTCTGCTCGGAACTCGGCGCGGCGGGTATAGGCGTGCAACGGGTCGTCGCCTGCGCCGACCGGGAGGACGCGATCGCCGGCCAGCTCGCTGAATCCCTCGGACGCTGCGAACTGGTGGTTGCCACGGGGGGGCTGGGTCCGACGAGAGACGACATGACGAGGACCTCGGTCAGCGAACTGCTTGGGAGGGACCTCGTTTTCGACCGGGAAGTGTACGATGCGACGCTTCAGCGCTACGCGCGGCGGGGAAAACCGCCGGCGTCGAATCTTCGTGACAATGCCATGGTCATACGCGGGTCGGTCGTGATCCCGAATGTGGTGGGTATGGCTCCGGGCATGATCATATCCTGTCCGGAACCGTTCGGAGGACGCTATCTTGTGGTGATGCCGGGGGTTCCTTCCGAAATGAAGGCTATGATGCACAATACGGTGCTGCCGTATTTCGCTGAGAAATCCGGCGCCGTGATCGTGCACACGCATATCAGAACGACCGGTATCGGCGAGAGTTCTCTGGCCGCCATCGTCGGTGACATAGAAGACCGCCTGCCTGACGGAACCGCTCTCGCCTACCTTCCGCACGAGGCGGGAGTGCACCTGCGGGTCAGTTCCTCTGGTCGCAACAGGAGCGCTGTGGAGCGCGATAATCGAGACATTGCCGCGGCTGTCGCATCCGTCGCGGAGGAATATGTCTACGCGATGGAGGATGTTTCGCTCGAAGAGGTTGTCGGGCGCCAGTTGCTCTCCCGCGGGCTCACGATTTCGACGGCGGAATCCTGCACAGGGGGGCTTGTTTCGAGCCGGTTGACCGATGTTGCCGGATCGTCGGGATATTTCGGTGAGGGCTATGTGGTCTACAGTAACCGCTCGAAGGTCGAGAATCTGGGGGTCAACCCGAGGATAATAGAAGACTTCGGCGCGGTTAGCGAGGAAACCGCCGGAGAAATGGCTCGCGGATGTCTCCTGAAAAGCGGCGCGGATATCGCCGTTTCTACCACCGGCATCGCCGGACCCGCGGGCGGGAGCGCCGCGAAGCCCGCGGGCTTGGTTTGTCTCGGTCTCGCCAGAAAGGACGCGAACGGGACGGTGTCGGTCCGAACGGTTACGTTCCGTACCCTGGGCGACCGGCTGCGCAACAAACTTCGTTTCAGCGAGGCCGCCCTGAGGATGGTGTGGCGGGAGCTTTCAATTACGCGGCCGATATCTTCATGAGTTCACGAGCCTGAGGTTGAACGTATAGCGGATGCCGTCCTGCTCCTTCATGGCTTCCACGTGCAGCGTGTCTCCCTGTCGGATTTCGTAAGTTCCGGAAATCGTTCTGCCCTTGCGGTCCCGTTTTTTCTTTTTTTCATTGACCGTAATGACGCCTTCGTCAATCGTCAGGGTCATGCTGCCGTTTTTCATGTCGATGTCCCCCTTGCCGAGATATGCGTAGGTGCTGCCGAAAAACGCTCCGTAGGCTTCTATCGCATAGGTGTTGTCGCCGTTGATTCTTCCCTGGGCGTCGAAGCTGTAGATCGGTATCGGTGCGTTGAGAAAATCGGGTGTGACCGACGCGTCGATGAGCTTCCAGGTGCCGACGAGGTTTTGCAGGTGCCCGGAGGGGGGGGTCTGTGACGATTTTCCTGAAACGGTATCCGTTTCGGTGGTTCTGACGGGGTTCAGCGGCGAAAGGGTTATCGCCGCGGTCAGCGCGCATACGATCAGGATCGCCAGTGTCGTTCGTTTCATGATCATATCGTGTCTCTTGTGGTGGTCGTTCCTGTCCAGGGTAATAATTTAGAGGAATTTTTGTTAACCGCGATTTTTAGTCCAGAAGTTTTTTTGCTATTTGAATTGAGTCCGAACTTTCCCCACAGTACCAAGAATCACGTCAGTATGTCAAGAATAAACAGGCTGCCCGACAACGTTGCCAACAAGATATCCGCAGGCGAGGTCGTGCAGCGTCCCGCGTCGGTGGTCAAGGAACTGCTTGAAAATGCGATCGACGCCGGCGCCACGAAGATAACGGTTATCGTGAAGGACGCGGGAAAAGAACTCGTTCAGGTTATCGACGACGGCGGCGGCATGGACGAGCAGGACGCGCTCAAATGCGTCGAACGGTTCGCGACCAGCAAGATATCTTCCGCAGAAGAACTCGATACCCTCGGGACTCTCGGTTTCCGTGGCGAGGCGCTTGCAAGTATTTCTTCGGTTTCCCATTTCGAACTCAGAACCCGCAGGAAGGATGATCGTGTCGGTCTCAACCTGCGCTACGAGGGCGGCGTGCTGACTGAGCGAAACGATGCGGCCGCGGAGGAAGGGACCTCCGTCAGCGTCAGGAATCTTTTCTACAACGTACCCGCGCGCCGGAAGTTTCTGAAGACAAACGCGACGGAGTTCCGTCATATTTTCGAGGCGGTCAAGGCCCAGGTGCTGGCCTATCCGGAAATCAGGTGGCAGATGCTCAACGACGGCGAGGAACTGTTCAATTTCAGAAGTTCGGATATCTACGAACGCTTGAACTTTTTCTGGGGAGAGGAGTTTGCCGAGGGACTCATAGAAGTCCATGAAGAAAACGATTTTCTTTCGCTTCACGGTTACGTGGGCAAGCCGGGGATGCTGAAACGCCAGAAGAACGAACAACTGCTCTATATCAATCGTCGCGTGGTTCAGAACAGAATGCTTTCCCAGGCGCTCCAGCAAGCATACGGTGAACTGCTTGTCGAACGGCAGGCTCCGTTCGCTCTTCTTTTCCTTGGAATGGACGCCGGACAGGTTGACGTCAACGTCCATCCTTCCAAGCTCGAAGTGAAGTTCGAGGACGAGCGAAGTATCCGCAGCATGTTCTATTCGGTTGTCAAGCGCGCCGTCAGGGTTCAGGATTTTTCGCCGGATATCAGGGAAAGCCCGGCTTGCGCCGGTTTTTCCGGCGATTATCCCGAAAAGCTGCGGAACAGGGATGCGAAGCTGACGTTTCAGGAATTGCCTTCGCGCGCATCGACGACTGACGAACTCTATTCGAACTACCGTTCGGGACAGGCCGCCGGGAATCCCTTCAGCGGAACGCTTGTATCGGAGCAGGGTGAAATCCTGCCGAGAAGACCTGATCTGTTTTCTTCGCCTTCTTACGCGACTGGTTCCGCCAGGGAGGTTTCCGGTTTCGTGGAGGAGGGCGCCGGTCCCGATGCTCCGGACGCCAAGATCTGGCAGTTGCATAACAAGTACATCATCTGCCAGATAAAGACCGGGTTGATGATTATCGATCAGCACGTCGCGCATGAACGGGTGCTTTACGAACGAGCGGTCGAGATTATGGACAACAACGTCCCCAACTCCCAGCAACTGCTGTTTCCGCAGAAAGTGGAGCTCAAACCCTGGGAGTTCGAGGTTTTCGAGGAAATCGCCGACGATCTTTCGCGGCTCGGCTTCAATCTGAGGGTATTCGGAGCCAGAACCGTGGTCATCGAGGGGGTTCCTCAGGATGTCCGTAACGGTTCCGAGGCCTATATCCTGTCGGACATGATAGAGGAGTACAATCGTAATGCCGAAAAACTCAAGCTCGAAAAGAGAGAGAATCTGGCAAAGTCATATTCCTGCCGCAACGCCATCATGACGGGTCAGAAACTCGCTCCGGAGGAGATGCGTTCGCTGATTGACAGGTTGTTCGCGACCAGCATGCCCTATGTCTGCCCGCACGGCCGGCCGGTGATCGTCAGAATGTCGCTCGACCAGCTCGACAGAATGTTCGGCAGGAAATAGTTTGGTGGTGGATTCTTTTTCGAAAAATGGTACATTACCCATCATACCCTTGTAGCTCAGTGGATAGAGCAACAGTTTCCTAAACTGTGGGTCGGCAGTTCGAGTCTGCCCAAGGGTACGGGTCACGGGAAAAACGAAAAAGCGGGAGTTCGCTCCCGCTTTTTTCGTTTTTCCTTTCCCTGGCCGTATCGTTACCTGCAGTTTCCTCTCGTGTCGAAATTCGGATCGTACTGGTCCCATAGCCATCCGGAGACGGTCTCGAGCTGGTCGTCCGGAATGGTCATAGCCGGCATCAGGCCGAAACGGTTCACGGCTTGCTGTCCGAGGACCGATTTCGTCGCGTCGGGTTTTTTCATGAACGAGACCATAGCCTTGACGGCATCCGCCTTGTTACCGTATACCGTTCTGTAGCGGCTCGACAGGCCGAGGATGGGTGGAGCTGTTTTTGCCGGAGGCTGCATGCTGTGGCAGACTGAACAGTTCGCGGTATAAATCGTTTTTCCGTCGAGAGCGGCCGAGGGTGCCGCCTGGCTTGCAGCGGAGCCTGCGACGATGGCCGAGCATGCGAGCAGTGTGCATGTCAGCGTTCCCGATAAGCGTTTCATGAGAACCTCGCAAAAGAATTGTGAATATTTTTACGACATTGACAATATAGCTAAAAAGAACCCCCGCAATCAGGTTGTTCAAAAAAATTCCATGAGGATTCTTCTGCAGGTTCTGCTGCTTTTCGGGCTGTTGATCGCTGTCGATATCGGTCGGTATTTTGCGCTGCCTGATATCGGAGCGCTCAGGGAAAAGAACCCGGAAAAAACGGCCTATATGCGTTACCGGGAGCAGCAGTGGCGCGACCGGGGAGTGCGGAAAGAGGTTCGAAACCGCTGGGTGCCGCTTTCCAGGATCTCACGTTCCCTGCAGAGAGCGGTCCTCGTTTCCGAGGACCGCAAGTTCTGGGAGCATGAGGGGTTCGACTACGAGGCCATCGAGGAGGCGGTGCAGAAAAACGTCAGAAAAAAAGCGTTCGCTTTCGGCGCGAGCACCATTACCCAGCAGCTCGCCAGGAATCTCTATCTTTCACCATCCAAAAGTCCGGTAAGAAAACTGAAGGAGGCGATCCTGACCTGGAGGATCGAAAGAGCGCTTCCGAAGGAAAGAATTCTCGAACTCTATCTCAATGTGGCCGAATGGGGCGACGGGATTTTCGGCATAGAGGAGGCCGCGAGGCACTATTACCGAAAAAGCGCCAGCCGCCTCTCGGCGCGTGAGGCGGCGAGGCTTGCCGCGGTGCTTCCCAACCCTATCAGGTTCAGCCCGACAAGGCCTTCGCGCTATATCGAACGCCGGGCCGACAGGATCTACAGGATGGCGAAATGACGCGGGATGGTCTCCGGGCATCTCGCCGGAGGCCGGGCGCGAATGACGATTTCGCTGGTCCGGGATGTCCCCTCATAGAGCCGTTTTAATTACTCCGGTGCGAAGAGCCGCGCGGCAGCTCCCTTGCCGAAC
It encodes the following:
- a CDS encoding competence/damage-inducible protein A, with product MRAEIVSIGDELLTGQKINTNAAFLCSELGAAGIGVQRVVACADREDAIAGQLAESLGRCELVVATGGLGPTRDDMTRTSVSELLGRDLVFDREVYDATLQRYARRGKPPASNLRDNAMVIRGSVVIPNVVGMAPGMIISCPEPFGGRYLVVMPGVPSEMKAMMHNTVLPYFAEKSGAVIVHTHIRTTGIGESSLAAIVGDIEDRLPDGTALAYLPHEAGVHLRVSSSGRNRSAVERDNRDIAAAVASVAEEYVYAMEDVSLEEVVGRQLLSRGLTISTAESCTGGLVSSRLTDVAGSSGYFGEGYVVYSNRSKVENLGVNPRIIEDFGAVSEETAGEMARGCLLKSGADIAVSTTGIAGPAGGSAAKPAGLVCLGLARKDANGTVSVRTVTFRTLGDRLRNKLRFSEAALRMVWRELSITRPISS
- the mutL gene encoding DNA mismatch repair endonuclease MutL yields the protein MSRINRLPDNVANKISAGEVVQRPASVVKELLENAIDAGATKITVIVKDAGKELVQVIDDGGGMDEQDALKCVERFATSKISSAEELDTLGTLGFRGEALASISSVSHFELRTRRKDDRVGLNLRYEGGVLTERNDAAAEEGTSVSVRNLFYNVPARRKFLKTNATEFRHIFEAVKAQVLAYPEIRWQMLNDGEELFNFRSSDIYERLNFFWGEEFAEGLIEVHEENDFLSLHGYVGKPGMLKRQKNEQLLYINRRVVQNRMLSQALQQAYGELLVERQAPFALLFLGMDAGQVDVNVHPSKLEVKFEDERSIRSMFYSVVKRAVRVQDFSPDIRESPACAGFSGDYPEKLRNRDAKLTFQELPSRASTTDELYSNYRSGQAAGNPFSGTLVSEQGEILPRRPDLFSSPSYATGSAREVSGFVEEGAGPDAPDAKIWQLHNKYIICQIKTGLMIIDQHVAHERVLYERAVEIMDNNVPNSQQLLFPQKVELKPWEFEVFEEIADDLSRLGFNLRVFGARTVVIEGVPQDVRNGSEAYILSDMIEEYNRNAEKLKLEKRENLAKSYSCRNAIMTGQKLAPEEMRSLIDRLFATSMPYVCPHGRPVIVRMSLDQLDRMFGRK
- the mtgA gene encoding monofunctional biosynthetic peptidoglycan transglycosylase → MRILLQVLLLFGLLIAVDIGRYFALPDIGALREKNPEKTAYMRYREQQWRDRGVRKEVRNRWVPLSRISRSLQRAVLVSEDRKFWEHEGFDYEAIEEAVQKNVRKKAFAFGASTITQQLARNLYLSPSKSPVRKLKEAILTWRIERALPKERILELYLNVAEWGDGIFGIEEAARHYYRKSASRLSAREAARLAAVLPNPIRFSPTRPSRYIERRADRIYRMAK
- a CDS encoding c-type cytochrome, with translation MKRLSGTLTCTLLACSAIVAGSAASQAAPSAALDGKTIYTANCSVCHSMQPPAKTAPPILGLSSRYRTVYGNKADAVKAMVSFMKKPDATKSVLGQQAVNRFGLMPAMTIPDDQLETVSGWLWDQYDPNFDTRGNCR